A genomic region of Anopheles coustani chromosome 3, idAnoCousDA_361_x.2, whole genome shotgun sequence contains the following coding sequences:
- the LOC131258893 gene encoding uncharacterized protein LOC131258893, with translation MPLDGTKTGSDDDDHQSVGSTRWRRLKSTANAAGDRVSCDSGISLEDPVLVAAASATASPALVRREKKRNVGDGGASYVRRLTQLFETLSHDELRKEQEREEVPQPYQATRSTNYKPSAMGWELNKVTEESGSVPASPEVCDDRQCAVPCEVLEKMEAADGGGDVGVGFNESEIVPTAVSEATEVVDGVANEAQVGDPTGEAVNQLVAQRAVAAPLTVTAEDRVMAENVRLSKGGSGGKKRLSSRRSQLLATARMSSVGATGRSLHHDHQVHDKITEEYDGYYFDDDDEFDTSEDEPEETVGSGVDFGEESSPPDASRQPISEAHNMHIPSVDTGMPHYDEHDDFSDSSFDSDSDGDHFVPRPDSNSSLKTARVTSILQELLENEANYVQTLGRGIENYVSIMSGKDVPPGLRGQKFHIFGNIEKIHSLHQNQLLPALQHNRASIQGIAETFIRFLENDKFYCYIMFALNRPKSERICNRNLDFFQRRQAEVDDKLGLNSFLLQPIQRLPRYKLLLAEINKEILKQLEDTLLQSVRDEIGVLCKAEKRLERFIDIVNEAMSINDIHECYEGANSVQAELMNAMNVFNIVVDAPMVLILRAHTDFNPAKRESVNLFSQGKFRKMFELDIYDWDHRRRYAAKMFVFERSVLYTEKVKNQLEYRGRYDESEIGLHNEKSNKVYLYARKRGIQEIEVTCGDMNETQRLTSLVEGMMREFAMNERWRLKTLDRPRIPSVMTLNRRSVNSMTSNSSTLSIMRESYEPQTSQTTWSTDKPVAQLATIQKNFCRILTANRRYYLNELPTELAQKVADFVRVYDRIVNVHIKRLYEDLAKPDTGIDEVCELFIGYLKNGVFDDYNGYIRTFKPAADVLKNIHKVSRSSISDSMVAQTMDEFTFLPVEHWNKLQHFFQALVVQISEQMNAGQMEHQELFRKLAYVEVQVTTFRKLLFQNYQLFNLDEKITPHMLGLVLYSDRVRYDNETISSHRVLLCERAVVCVKFHFVRECGRQAEKYTGFAFVDRFGREANVKVSKKSEIRLNALVNGTKHAFDFGNTANRDKFYGQYCTVFARFS, from the exons ATGCCTCTCGATGGCACGAAAACGggcagcgacgacgacgatcatCAGTCGGTTGGCTCGACGCGCTGGAGAAGGCTGAAGTCGACCGCGAACGCTGCTGGTGATCGCGTTTCTTGCGACAGTGGCATTTCCCTCGAGGATCCGGTGCTGGTGGCTGCCGCCTCCGCCACCGCCAGTCCAGCGTTGGTGCGCCGCGAAAAAAAGCGCAACGTTGGTGATGGTGGAGCATCCTACGTCCGACGGCTGACGCAGCTCTTCGAGACGCTATCCCACGACGAGCTGCGCAAAGAACAAGAACGGGAGGAGGTGCCGCAGCCTTATCAGGCCACTCGATCCACCAACTACAAACCGTCCGCGATGGGGTGGGAGTTGAACAAAGTGACCGAAGAGTCCGGCAGTGTTCCCGCGTCGCCGGAAGTGTGCGACGATCGACAGTGTGCCGTCCCGTGTGAGGTGTTAGAGAAGATGGAGGCCGCAGATGGCGGTGGAGATGTCGGTGTCGGTTTTAATGAGAGTGAAATCGTGCCCACTGCCGTAAGTGAAGCGACCGAAGTGGTGGACGGGGTGGCAAACGAGGCGCAGGTGGGCGACCCCACGGGTGAAGCAGTGAACCAATTAGTGGCCCAACGAGCGGTTGCTGCCCCCCTGACCGTTACCGCGGAGGATCGTGTGATGGCAGAAAATGTGCGCTTGAGCAAAGGTGGTTCCGGGGGGAAAAAGCGGCTCAGCAGTCGCCGATCGCAGCTGCTGGCCACGGCGCGGATGAGTAGCGTTGGGGCGACGGGGCGTAGCTTACACCACGACCATCAAGTGCACGATAAGATAACCGAGGAATACGACGGCTACTActttgacgatgatgacgagtTCGATACCAGTGAGGATGAGCCCGAGGAAACCGTCGGCAG TGGTGTTGATTTCGGAGAGGAATCATCTCCGCCCGATGCTAGTAGACAACCGATTTCCGAAGCCCACAACATGCACATCCCGTCGGTTGACACCGGCATGCCGCACTACGACGAGCACGACGATTTCAGCGACAGCTCCTTCGACAGTGACTCCGATGGTGACCATTTCGTTCCCAGACCGGACTCGAACAGTTCCCTCAAAACAGC TCGGGTGACGAGCATTCTGCAGGAACTGTtggaaaacgaagcaaactACGTGCAAACGCTTGGCCGGGGCATCGAAAACTACGTCAGCATAATGTCGGGCAAGGACGTACCTCCCGGGTTGCGCGGCCAAAAGTTCCACATCTTCGGAAACATCGAGAAAATCCACAGCCTGCACCAGAACCAGCTGCTGCCGGCACTCCAGCACAACCGGGCCAGCATTCAGGGGATCGCGGAGACGTTCATCCGGTTTCTGGAGAACGACAAGTTCTACTGCTACATCATGTTCGCGCTCAACCGGCCCAAGTCCGAGCGGATATGCAACCGTAATTTGGACTTCTTTCAG CGTCGCCAGGCGGAGGTTGATGATAAGCTCGGCCTGAACAGCTTCCTGCTGCAGCCGATCCAACGGCTGCCCCGCTACAAACTACTGCTGGCCGAGATCAACAAAGAGATTCTGAAGCAGCTGGAGGACACCCTGCTGCAGTCGGTGCGGGACGAGatcggcgtgctgtgcaaggCGGAAAAGCGTCTCGAGCGTTTCATCGACATCGTCAACGAGGCGATGAGCATCAACGACATTCACGAGTGCTACGAG GGAGCCAACAGCGTGCAGGCGGAGCTGATGAACGCGATGAATGTCTTCAATATTGTGGTGGACGCACCGATGGTGCTGATACTCCGAGCACACACGGACTTCAATCCGGCCAAGAGAGAATCA GTTAACCTCTTCAGTCAGGGCAAGTTTCGCAAAATGTTCGAGTTAGACATCTACGACTGGGACCACCGGAGGCGGTACGCGGCCAAGATGTTCGTGTTCGAGCGGAGCGTCCTCTACACGGAAAAGGTGAAGAACCAGCTCGAGTATCGCGGCCGGTACGACGAGTCGGAGATCGGGCTGCACAACGAGAAAAGCAACAAGGTGTACCTGTACGCGAGGAAGCGCGGCATCCAGGAGATCGAAGTCACCTGCGGGGACATGAACGAAACGCAGCGCCTGACCAGCCTCGTCGAGGGCATGATGCGGGAGTTTGCGATGAACGAGCGGTGGCGTCTGAAAACGCTCGATCGACCGCGGATACCGAGCGTGATGACGCTGAACCGGCGCAGCGTTAACAGTATGACGTCGAACTCGAGTACCCTCAGCATAATGC GAGAAAGTTACGAACCACAAACCTCGCAAACCACCTG GAGCACCGATAAACCGGTAGCCCAGCTGGCAACGATACAGAAAAACTTCTGCCGAATACTGACCGCCAACCGGCGCTACTACCTCAACGAGTTGCCCACCGAGTTGGCACAGAAAGTGGCCGACTTTGTTCGCGTATACGATCGCATTGTAAACGTTCACATCAAACGATTGTACGAGGATCTTGCCAAGCCTGACACCGGGATCGATGAGGTTTGCGAGCTGTTCATAGGATACTTGAAG AATGGAGTGTTTGACGATTATAATGGCTACATTCGGACTTTCAAACCGGCTGCAGATGTTTTGAAGAACATCCACAAGGTGTCG CGCTCCAGTATCAGCGACAGCATGGTCGCCCAAACGATGGATGAGTTTACCTTCCTGCCGGTGGAGCACTGGAACAAGCTGCAACACTTCTTCCAAGCGCTCGTGGTGCAGATATCGGAACAGATGAACGCCGGTCAGATGGAGCACCAGGAGCTGTTCCGTAAGCTAGCGTACGTCGAGGTGCAGGTGACCACCTTCCGCAAGCTGCTCTTCCAGAACTATCAGCTGTTCAATCTGGACGAGAAGATTACACCGCACATGCTGGGGCTGGTATTGTACTCCGATCGGGTGCGATACGACAACGAAACGATCAGCTCGCACCGTGTGCTTCTGTGTGAACGAGCGGTCGTTTGTGTGAAGTTCCATTTCGTGAGG GAATGTGGCAGACAGGCGGAAAAGTACACCGGGTTCGCCTTCGTCGATCGGTTCGGTCGTGAAGCCAACGTTAAGGTCAGCAAGAAATCGGAAATCCGACTGAACGCCCTAGTGAACGGTACCAAGCACGCGTTCGACTTTGGCAACACGGCCAACCGGGATAAGTTCTACGGCCAGTACTGTACCGTGTTTGCCCGCTTTTCGTAG
- the LOC131258888 gene encoding uncharacterized protein LOC131258888, whose product MSARYKTISGLLGFVDPVHGDGASRMEIEILPEPADAGPSRRTRKRDSLRVMSVRNLVNKIETRATESLERNFGGRFSGRLRKGKRVVDGPPSAAGDQKEQPKIPHGSSNSKGQQPTWYMVHLSPGRESSTSPGPTDDDNLQRDDEHEQAVIEHDKISADSAEFSQRASNEEPVQYSDMKPTNTPSVDREDSGRWSICSDFEKDSLPDVDDICDTWNEFIYLRLSKENAKHLNSYSPDFESTPFDEDYQPAEASNTIISLRFTPYELHRIIYGLPIGQEEEEEAEPDEHSSHSSDESDDDCVFLDAPDRIDTPGAKSIAEVAPCESPDEGVVFRDSPVESPEPTPQSDIDIKISFLIDELLETERNYINTLEKGIATYVDAVFSEQTPPQLCGKKYHLFGNLEYIYRFHQNAFLPKLLTAGNDVERIADTFVQFLENDSFYGYILYSMYHPKSQRLCEQHIEFFRQHQQRHGDKLGVKSLILQPIQRLPRYQMLLNSIFKQLVKKPGGIGRNTQLHKVCVAEKRLQTMIGIMNESVTINDIEQCEIAEDDQVELGFGVPKPAIVLKNQNHDNQVLFLYPKDNDSVDRNKPINILHQGKFRSVFPVFINDLKLKRQYQGRLFVFERCVIYVEQLDTKSLTYRGHYTHQEIEFDFSNRQILKLSSRRHERLEIEVKVNIQCPGKTHLPDIMQAIETIINRRDQRESFAFDGGGMLREGFTCRNGSIRSSFSSTMSESSFYSVYSHPGLSSPHEDDPSSASNRNQSVVSECSTIEAMLHFQQHFERALEDSTNLYIRSLPEDMARQLDEMVEILEEMLRIQHAINYRLFEEDYQRLTFDSDVAYFCCVFRDCFRRSEFDVFLRYVEHTKTVESILMSFEQYFNGQPKPPGASILSIDAFLYLPVKYINRCCHFFNVLWAQKEDNQLDCSASLTTIDLRYVYEQMSLVQRRVNENYQIRQLIMEVEFLNEIGLVKHSEIVKLEGSYALFRLLLTKTGLLCMKISADKHKIETYSSVTFYCPYTKISERTSKRRGTFWYVYLDNRKTTLIFPSRQLRHLTIEHFHTLSTQMKQKERVKKRSFFYVT is encoded by the exons ATGAGTGCCCGCTACAAGACCATCAGTGGCCTGTTAGGCTTCGTGGATCCCGTCCATGGCGATGGCGCGTCACGGATGGAGATCGAGATACTTCCAGAGCCAGCCGATGCTGGACCCTCGAGGCGAACGCGTAAAAGAG ATAGCCTGAGGGTTATGAGTGTGCGTAACCTGGTGAACAAAATCGAAACCCGTGCCACCGAATCGTTGGAGCGTAACTTCGGGGGTCGCTTTTCCGGGCGCctccggaaaggaaagcgcGTGGTAGATGGCCCCCCGTCGGCAGCAGGCGATCAGAAGGAACAGCCAAAAATCCCCCATGGCTCTAGCAACTCCAAGGGCCAGCAGCCGACCTGGTACATGGTGCATCTATCGCCGGGCAGAGAATCGTCCACCTCTCCCGGACccaccgacgacgacaaccTGCAGCGCGACGACGAGCACGAACAGGCCGTTATCGAGCACGATAAGATAAGCGCCGATAGTGCTGAATTTAGCCAACG GGCGTCCAACGAAGAACCGGTACAATACAGTGATATGAAGCCAACCAACACACCCAGCGTGGATCGGGAAGATTCCGGTCGGTGGAGCATTTGTTC AGACTTTGAAAAGGATTCCCTTCCTGATGTGGATGATATCTGCGATACCTGGAATGAATTTATCTACCTGCGGCTTTCAAAAGAGAATGCAAAGCATCTGAACTCCTATAGTCC TGATTTTGAGTCCACACCATTCGATGAGGACTATCAACCAGCGGAAGCCTCGAACACGATCATCTCGTTGCGGTTTACTCCTTATGAACTGCATAGAATCATTTACGGTCTACCAATcggtcaagaagaagaagaagaagcagaaccTGACGAACATTCTTCCCACTCCTCTGACGAGTCAGACGATGATTGCGTGTTCCTCGATGCCCCAGACCGTATCGATACCCCCGGGGCTAAGTCCATCGCAGAAGTTGCACCTTGTGAGTCTCCAGATGAAGGAGTAGTTTTCCGCGACAGTCCGGTGGAATCACCGGAGCCGACGCCACAAAGTGATATTGACAT CAAAATCTCTTTCCTCATCGACGAACTGCTCGAAACGGAGCGGAACTACATCAACACGCTTGAGAAGGGCATCGCTACGTACGTGGATGCCGTCTTCAGCGAACAAACGCCGCCGCAACTGTGCGGCAAGAAGTATCACCTGTTCGGGAACCTGGAGTATATCTACCGGTTCCATCAGAATGCCTTCCTGCCGAAGCTTCTCACCGCCGGTAACGATGTCGAGCGGATAGCGGACACGTTCGTGCAGTTTCTCGAAAACGATAGCTTCTATGGGTACATCCTCTACTCGATGTACCACCCCAAGTCGCAGCGGCTCTGCGAACAGCATATCGAGTTTTTCCGCCAACACCAGCAACGCCACGGCGATAAGTTGGGCGTGAAAAGTCTGATCCTGCAGCCGATCCAACGGCTGCCACGCTACCAGATGCTGCTGAACAGTATCTTCAAACAGTTGGTAAAGAAACCGGGCGGAATCGGTCGGAACACGCAGCTGCACAAGGTTTGCGTCGCCGAAAAGCGGCTTCAGACGATGATCGGTATCATGAATGAGTCCGTTACAATCAATGACATAGAACAGTGCGAAATT GCGGAAGACGATCAAGTGGAGCTAGGATTTGGTGTCCCCAAACCGGCGATAGTATTGAAAAACCAGAACCACGACAATCAGGTGCTATTCCTTTATCCCAAAGACAACGACAGTGTTGATCGAAATAAACCG ATCAACATCCTACACCAAGGTAAATTCCGTAGCGTCTTTCCGGTGTTCATAAACGATCTGAAGCTAAAGCGCCAGTACCAGGGCCGACTGTTTGTCTTCGAGCGGTGCGTGATCTACGTCGAACAGTTGGACACGAAAAGTCTCACCTACCGCGGCCATTACACCCATCAGGAGATCGAGTTCGATTTTAGCAACCGTCAGATTCTGAAGCTCTCCTCGCGCCGCCACGAACGGCTCGAGATTGAGGTGAAGGTCAACATCCAGTGCCCTGGCAAGACGCATCTTCCCGACATCATGCAGGCGATCGAAACGATCATCAATCGTAGGGATCAGCGGGAAAGTTTCGCGTTCGACGGAGGTGGCATGCTGCGGGAAGGGTTCACGTGCCGGAATGGAAGCATTAGGAGCAGTTTTTCCAGCACGATGAGTGAATCGAGTTTCTACAGTGTGTATAGTCATCCGGGGCTTAGTAGCCCACACGAGGATGATCCTTCCTCTGCCTCGAACCGGAATCAAAGTGTGGTATCAGAGTGTAGTACCATCGAGGCAATGCTCCACTTCCAGCAGCACTTCGAACGAGCGCTGGAGGACAGTACGAACCTGTACATCCGCTCGCTGCCGGAAGATATGGCTCGGCAGCTGGACGAGATGGTGGAGATCCTCGAGGAGATGCTACGTATCCAGCACGCCATTAACTATCGCCTGTTCGAAGAGGACTACCAGCGGCTCACCTTCGACTCCGATGTGGCGTACTTTTGTTGCGTGTTTCGCGATTGCTTCCGGCGCAGCGAGTTCGACGTGTTCTTGCGGTACGTGGAGCACACGAAAACAGTCGAATCGATTCTGATGAGCTTCGAGCAGTACTTTAACGGGCAACCGAAGCCCCCTGGAGCGTCCATCCTCTCGATCGATGCCTTCCTCTACCTACCGGTGAAGTACATCAATCGATGCTGTCACTTCTTTAACGTGCTTTGGGCGCAAAAGGAGGACAATCAACTGGATTGCTCTGCCTCGCTGACCACCATCGATCTACGATATGTCTACGAGCAGATGTCACTGGTACAGCGGAGAGTGAACGAAAACTATCAAATCCGTCAGCTGATAATGGAAGTCGAGTTCCTAAACGAGATCGGACTCGTGAAACACTCCGAAATCGTTAAACTGGAAGGCTCATACGCTCTGTTTCGGCTTCTCCTAACAAAAACCGGTCTGCTATGTATGAAAATTTCAGCCGATAAG CACAAAATCGAAACCTACAGCAGCGTCACCTTCTACTGTCCTTATACGAAGATCTCGGAAAGGACCAGCAAGCGCCGTGGAACGTTTTGGTACGTCTACCTGGACAACCGGAAGACGACACTGATCTTCCCCTCGCGCCAACTGCGCCACCTGACGATCGAACACTTCCACACCCTCTCGACCCAGATGAAGCAGAAGGAGCGCGTAAAGAAGCGCTCGTTTTTCTACGTCACCTAG